In a genomic window of Halorussus salilacus:
- a CDS encoding EamA family transporter, whose translation MTRTALLLAGVGMVSWGVWAMFADLATRTLDPAVAMVISYLAGIGIAVGYIASQGLSPTLSGVGVGYAVAGGLFSGVGAVSYYAALQYGASGIVTTVTALYFVVAAVLGAVFLGESVGLRDAAAIALAVGAVALLST comes from the coding sequence ATGACGCGGACGGCACTCCTGTTGGCTGGCGTGGGCATGGTCTCGTGGGGCGTCTGGGCGATGTTCGCCGACCTCGCGACGCGAACGCTCGACCCCGCGGTGGCGATGGTGATATCGTACCTCGCGGGTATCGGAATCGCGGTGGGGTACATCGCCTCACAGGGCCTCTCGCCGACGCTCTCGGGGGTCGGCGTCGGCTACGCGGTCGCTGGCGGTCTGTTCTCGGGCGTCGGCGCGGTGAGCTACTACGCCGCGCTCCAGTACGGGGCCTCGGGAATCGTCACCACCGTCACCGCGCTCTACTTCGTGGTCGCGGCGGTCCTCGGCGCGGTGTTCCTCGGCGAGTCGGTCGGCCTCCGGGACGCGGCGGCCATCGCGCTCGCGGTCGGCGCGGTCGCGTTGCTCTCGACCTGA
- a CDS encoding helix-turn-helix domain-containing protein translates to MDKLDGVSRASLRAELDAVESAKAAKRLMVALAYKDGVPVSTLSERYGIPESTLYYWLDRFAAESVSAAVEDGDRPGRPSELDDADREAVFGALADSPEAYGFDAASWTPELVRDLIEREYGVSYSLGHVRRLIREADAEE, encoded by the coding sequence ATGGACAAACTCGACGGCGTCTCGCGCGCGTCGCTCCGCGCCGAACTCGATGCGGTCGAGAGCGCGAAGGCCGCCAAGCGCCTGATGGTCGCGCTGGCCTACAAGGACGGGGTACCGGTCTCGACCCTCTCCGAGCGCTACGGGATTCCGGAGTCGACCCTCTACTACTGGCTCGACCGATTCGCCGCCGAATCCGTGTCGGCCGCGGTCGAGGACGGCGACCGCCCCGGCAGGCCGAGCGAACTCGACGACGCCGACCGCGAGGCCGTGTTCGGGGCGCTCGCCGACTCGCCCGAGGCCTACGGCTTCGACGCGGCCTCGTGGACGCCCGAACTGGTCCGGGACCTCATCGAGCGCGAGTACGGCGTCTCCTACTCGCTCGGGCACGTCCGGCGGCTGATTCGGGAGGCCGACGCGGAGGAGTGA
- the dgoD gene encoding galactonate dehydratase produces MSVTDYELFEVPPRWLFLRLETSDGLVGWGEPVVEGRAGTVRTAVEELLEGYLLGEDPARIEDHWQTHYRGGFYRGGPVLMSAIAGVDQALWDIKGKRLGAPVHELLGGRARDRIRVYQWIGGDRPDDVGEAAREKVAEGFTALKMNATPELERIDTPAAVAAAADRLAEVREAVGDDVGIGVDFHGRASKSMAKRLVAALEPHDPMFVEEPVLPEHNDALPDIAARTTVPIATGERLYSRWDFKQVFESGAVDVVQPDPSHAGGITEVHKIASMAETYDVALAPHCPLGPVALAAALQIDACTPNALIQEQSLGIHYNEDSDVLDYLADPSVFEFDSGFVAIPDGPGLGVEVDESVVRERAGEVNWRNPVWRHEDGSVAEW; encoded by the coding sequence ATGAGCGTCACCGACTACGAACTGTTCGAGGTGCCCCCGCGGTGGCTGTTCCTGCGCCTCGAAACGAGCGACGGACTCGTGGGGTGGGGCGAACCGGTCGTCGAGGGGCGGGCCGGGACGGTCCGGACGGCGGTCGAGGAACTGCTTGAGGGGTACCTGCTCGGCGAGGACCCCGCGCGCATCGAGGACCACTGGCAGACCCACTACCGCGGGGGGTTCTATCGGGGCGGGCCGGTCCTGATGTCGGCCATCGCGGGCGTCGATCAGGCGCTCTGGGACATCAAGGGCAAGCGACTCGGCGCGCCGGTCCACGAACTCCTCGGCGGGAGGGCGCGCGACCGAATCCGTGTCTACCAGTGGATCGGCGGCGACCGGCCGGACGACGTGGGCGAGGCCGCCCGCGAGAAGGTCGCGGAGGGGTTCACCGCGCTCAAGATGAACGCCACGCCCGAGTTAGAGCGAATCGACACCCCCGCCGCGGTCGCGGCGGCCGCCGACCGCCTCGCGGAGGTCCGCGAGGCGGTCGGCGACGATGTCGGCATCGGCGTCGACTTCCACGGCCGGGCGAGCAAGTCGATGGCGAAACGGCTGGTCGCGGCGCTCGAACCCCACGACCCGATGTTCGTCGAGGAGCCGGTCCTGCCCGAGCACAACGACGCCCTCCCCGACATCGCGGCCCGAACGACGGTACCCATCGCCACGGGCGAGCGGCTGTACTCCCGGTGGGACTTCAAGCAGGTCTTCGAGTCGGGCGCGGTCGACGTGGTCCAGCCCGACCCGAGCCACGCCGGGGGAATTACCGAGGTCCACAAAATCGCGAGCATGGCCGAGACCTACGACGTGGCGCTCGCGCCCCACTGCCCGCTCGGTCCGGTCGCGCTGGCCGCCGCGCTCCAGATCGACGCCTGCACGCCCAACGCCCTGATTCAGGAGCAGAGCCTCGGCATCCACTACAACGAGGACAGCGACGTGCTCGACTACCTCGCCGACCCGAGCGTCTTCGAGTTCGATTCGGGCTTCGTCGCGATACCGGACGGTCCGGGGCTCGGCGTCGAGGTCGACGAGTCGGTCGTCCGCGAGCGCGCGGGCGAGGTGAACTGGCGCAATCCCGTCTGGAGACACGAGGACGGGAGCGTCGCGGAGTGGTGA
- a CDS encoding HalOD1 output domain-containing protein, whose amino-acid sequence MKGDTTDIVERDPSLDSDGRAAYRVNTDGRGLTATIVGAVAEVADCDPVSEGFRLYDVVDPEALERLFPDDAADGRVVGTVTFELRGCRVEVHSDGEHVVYAPEEAHHDSHSPSVGSA is encoded by the coding sequence ATGAAGGGAGATACGACAGACATCGTGGAACGCGACCCCTCGCTCGACAGCGACGGGCGCGCGGCGTACCGTGTGAACACCGACGGGAGGGGCCTGACGGCCACAATCGTCGGGGCCGTCGCGGAGGTGGCCGACTGCGACCCGGTTTCGGAGGGATTCCGGCTGTACGACGTGGTAGACCCCGAAGCGCTGGAACGGCTCTTCCCCGACGACGCGGCCGACGGACGCGTCGTCGGAACGGTCACCTTCGAGCTACGTGGCTGTCGAGTCGAGGTCCACTCCGACGGCGAGCACGTCGTCTACGCGCCCGAGGAGGCCCACCACGACTCTCACTCGCCGTCGGTCGGGTCGGCGTAG
- a CDS encoding S9 family peptidase, protein MPDPLEVEDFYDLTLLTDLAVSPDGGRVAFVAAEFDRAEDDRRSSVFVAPTDGSRDPHRLSRASDASAPVWSPDGSKLGFLAARETDAEIAVSRDEDADESEDADENGGSDDEPKTQVWAFDLERGGDARQLTDFEEGARSFDWGPEGDRLVVAARDPTDDQREYLERRRDEDGPIEIERLQHKYDGKGWLDDVTTYLFVVDCDTREAERLDDAYGGGAREPALGLQPAWSPAGDDIAFLSNRTDRPDDNHVMDVYLISPDGSACRKVTDSDLTASRLRWHPEGVSGSDATGGSSDASDGERLAFVGGDPENWYVPSEVFVADLDSGATVRSRSADLDRTVARYGSLGWRGDDVLAAVGDEGLTRLVRFPADGEPKRIFHAQGRGRTIEGFDCRGGTAAVVLSDPQEGTDVYAVDAAGLDAASPATADRGVADGDAAVEPTRISAVNEDLLADAELPECRRLTVESDGQEIEALAYLPTDFDPEDPDPRPLVASIHGGPISYDAPTFSFEYAHFTGRGYVVLRTNYRGSSSYGREFSEQIRGEWGPRERDDVLAGVEELVERGWADPDRCFATGFSYGGITTGYLITASDRFAAAAAEHGLYDFRSAFGTDDSHVWWEDDFGLPWEDPEGYDASSSILDVGEVETPLLVTAGGEDWRCPPSQSEQLYVSVKKQGVPARLVVYPDEHHNIGDPDRAVHRLEELTDWFARHDPAVESS, encoded by the coding sequence ATGCCCGACCCGCTCGAAGTCGAGGACTTCTACGACCTCACGCTGTTGACGGACCTCGCGGTCTCGCCCGACGGGGGCCGCGTGGCGTTCGTCGCCGCCGAGTTCGACCGCGCCGAGGACGACCGCCGGAGTTCGGTGTTCGTCGCGCCGACCGACGGCTCCCGGGACCCCCACCGCCTCTCGCGGGCCTCGGACGCCAGCGCGCCGGTCTGGAGTCCCGACGGCTCGAAACTCGGCTTCCTCGCGGCCCGCGAGACCGACGCCGAAATCGCGGTCTCGCGGGACGAGGACGCGGACGAATCCGAAGACGCCGACGAGAACGGCGGTTCGGACGACGAACCCAAGACGCAGGTCTGGGCCTTCGACCTCGAACGCGGCGGCGACGCCCGACAGCTCACCGACTTCGAGGAGGGCGCGCGGTCGTTCGACTGGGGTCCGGAGGGCGACCGTCTCGTCGTCGCCGCCCGCGACCCGACCGACGACCAGCGCGAGTATCTGGAGCGCCGACGCGACGAGGACGGCCCGATAGAGATCGAACGTCTCCAGCACAAGTACGACGGGAAGGGCTGGCTCGACGACGTGACCACCTACCTGTTCGTCGTCGACTGCGACACCCGCGAGGCCGAACGCCTCGACGACGCCTACGGCGGCGGTGCGCGCGAACCCGCGCTCGGCCTCCAGCCCGCGTGGTCGCCCGCGGGGGATGACATCGCCTTCCTCTCGAACCGGACCGACAGGCCCGACGACAACCATGTGATGGACGTGTACCTGATCTCGCCCGACGGCTCCGCCTGCCGGAAGGTGACCGACTCGGACCTCACCGCCTCCCGGCTCCGGTGGCACCCCGAGGGCGTCTCCGGAAGCGACGCGACCGGAGGCTCGTCGGACGCGTCCGACGGCGAGCGCCTCGCGTTCGTCGGCGGCGACCCCGAGAACTGGTACGTTCCCTCCGAGGTCTTCGTCGCAGACCTCGACTCGGGAGCCACGGTCCGGTCGAGGTCTGCCGACCTCGACCGGACCGTCGCGCGGTACGGGTCGCTCGGGTGGCGGGGAGACGACGTGCTCGCGGCCGTCGGCGACGAGGGGCTGACCCGACTCGTCCGGTTCCCGGCCGACGGCGAACCCAAGCGAATCTTCCACGCGCAGGGTCGCGGCCGGACCATCGAGGGGTTCGACTGCCGCGGTGGCACCGCGGCGGTCGTCCTCTCGGACCCGCAGGAGGGAACGGACGTGTACGCCGTCGACGCGGCGGGCCTCGATGCCGCCTCCCCCGCTACCGCCGACCGCGGCGTCGCCGACGGCGACGCCGCGGTCGAACCCACCCGAATCTCGGCGGTCAACGAGGACCTGCTGGCCGACGCCGAACTCCCGGAGTGTCGCCGACTCACCGTCGAGTCCGACGGCCAGGAGATAGAGGCCCTCGCGTACCTGCCCACCGACTTCGACCCCGAGGACCCCGACCCCCGGCCGCTGGTCGCCTCAATCCACGGCGGGCCCATCTCCTACGACGCGCCGACCTTCTCGTTCGAGTACGCCCACTTCACCGGGAGGGGGTACGTCGTCCTCCGGACGAACTACCGCGGGAGTTCCTCGTACGGCCGCGAATTCAGCGAGCAGATTCGCGGTGAGTGGGGACCCCGAGAGCGCGACGACGTGCTCGCGGGCGTCGAGGAACTGGTCGAGCGCGGGTGGGCAGACCCCGACCGGTGTTTCGCCACCGGCTTCTCGTACGGCGGTATCACCACGGGCTACCTGATCACGGCGAGCGACCGGTTCGCCGCGGCAGCGGCCGAACACGGCCTCTACGACTTCCGGTCGGCGTTCGGCACCGACGACAGCCACGTCTGGTGGGAGGACGACTTCGGCCTGCCGTGGGAGGACCCCGAGGGCTACGACGCGAGTTCGAGCATCCTCGACGTGGGCGAGGTGGAGACGCCCCTGCTCGTGACCGCGGGCGGCGAGGACTGGCGGTGTCCGCCCTCCCAGAGCGAACAGCTCTACGTCAGCGTGAAGAAGCAGGGCGTGCCCGCCCGCCTCGTCGTGTACCCCGACGAGCATCACAACATCGGCGACCCCGACCGGGCGGTCCATCGACTGGAGGAACTCACCGACTGGTTCGCGCGCCACGACCCGGCGGTCGAGTCGTCGTGA
- a CDS encoding RidA family protein: MDKTAILPEGRTVESDDLDEPASSYGTVTHHADHARVVFSGSIWPEGGVAEQVRQILAHKEMALGDLGGTMDDVVSMQFFVRDDVLSRETQGEIHEVRSEFFSRPHYPASTMVGVASLLDPDALVEVELEAEIPNDGWDTDVITG; the protein is encoded by the coding sequence ATGGACAAGACAGCCATCCTGCCCGAGGGACGCACCGTCGAGTCGGACGACCTCGACGAACCGGCGTCGTCGTACGGAACGGTAACCCACCACGCCGACCACGCTCGGGTGGTGTTCTCCGGGTCGATATGGCCCGAGGGCGGCGTTGCGGAGCAGGTGCGTCAAATTCTGGCCCACAAGGAGATGGCGCTCGGAGACCTCGGTGGGACCATGGACGACGTGGTCTCGATGCAGTTTTTCGTCCGAGACGACGTGCTGTCGCGCGAGACGCAGGGCGAGATTCACGAAGTTCGGAGCGAGTTCTTCTCGCGCCCCCACTATCCGGCGAGCACGATGGTCGGGGTCGCGAGCCTCCTCGACCCCGACGCGCTCGTCGAGGTCGAACTCGAAGCCGAGATTCCGAACGACGGCTGGGATACCGACGTTATCACGGGGTAG
- a CDS encoding asparagine synthase-related protein, with product MVGVIGGNLTGDALTSAVERLDREEWYETERFEVGEAGLALVHHGEKDPGGHAIWEGDDGVGVCYGAVSNRDRLGLPMAEVFERVLDRPSVVLPELSGPFLLAVADRDGDLLVATDKLGTRDCYHAETPDGTVFGSDLGAVASRLDDPEVDARTASDLLSFGFALGGKTLVEGVDALAPATMLRVEAGEGGTGGRDDGPSRERYWEPTFGRLPEEGYVSRALSTYRRAVADASDTVEGSLGLWLSGGLDSRTMAGVLRREHGRFRTFTYDSNPPDASNLDPARRVAETLGVDNDLVLETPDDFARDFERAVCAFGGMVPHQNLVAPGFVFDDLHAKVDVMMEAAPQGEFLGEEVWTSHLDAPSAADAFLSMFEFRREPADRVRLLLDDPVEPDDSVREMVAESTKSSVPNRIMDTWFRNVPSNAHFRGNRAVRSQVGMRIPFADGDFLDTAAGMPLRRFRRATVPGTGGRIPRSMSPLKREVLVELDGGLDRIPYERTGFAPARPLALHDAGYVGKQLRWKFLTGRPSIPWSDWYRDREEVREPVDGWLDAARDRDLFEGDAVEDLRRDHLAGEADEWNAISGICNLEVWIEQALD from the coding sequence ATGGTAGGTGTCATCGGCGGGAACCTGACCGGCGACGCCCTCACGTCGGCTGTCGAGAGACTCGACCGCGAGGAGTGGTACGAGACCGAGCGGTTCGAGGTGGGCGAGGCGGGACTCGCGCTCGTCCACCACGGGGAGAAGGACCCCGGCGGCCACGCGATTTGGGAGGGCGACGACGGGGTCGGCGTCTGCTACGGCGCGGTGTCGAACCGCGACCGACTCGGCCTCCCGATGGCCGAGGTCTTCGAGCGGGTCCTCGACCGGCCCTCGGTCGTCCTCCCGGAACTCAGCGGCCCCTTCCTGCTCGCGGTGGCCGACCGCGACGGGGACCTGCTCGTCGCCACCGACAAGCTCGGCACGCGGGACTGCTACCACGCCGAGACGCCCGACGGAACCGTCTTCGGCTCCGACCTCGGAGCCGTCGCCTCGCGGCTCGACGACCCCGAGGTGGACGCCCGGACCGCCTCGGACCTGCTCTCCTTTGGCTTCGCGCTGGGCGGGAAGACGCTCGTGGAGGGCGTCGACGCGCTCGCCCCGGCCACGATGCTCCGGGTCGAGGCCGGAGAAGGCGGAACGGGCGGTCGAGACGACGGTCCCTCTCGCGAGCGCTACTGGGAGCCGACCTTCGGTCGCCTCCCCGAGGAGGGGTACGTGAGTCGCGCGCTCTCGACCTACCGCCGGGCGGTCGCCGACGCGAGCGACACCGTCGAGGGAAGCCTCGGCCTCTGGCTCTCGGGCGGCCTCGACAGCAGGACGATGGCGGGCGTCCTCCGCCGCGAGCACGGCCGGTTCCGAACCTTCACCTACGATTCGAACCCGCCCGACGCCTCGAACCTCGACCCCGCGAGGCGGGTCGCCGAGACCCTCGGGGTCGACAACGACCTCGTGCTGGAGACCCCCGACGACTTCGCCCGGGACTTCGAGCGGGCGGTCTGCGCGTTCGGCGGGATGGTCCCCCACCAGAACCTCGTCGCCCCGGGGTTCGTGTTCGACGACCTCCACGCCAAGGTCGACGTGATGATGGAGGCCGCCCCGCAGGGGGAGTTCCTCGGCGAGGAGGTCTGGACCTCCCACCTCGACGCGCCTTCGGCCGCCGACGCCTTCCTCTCGATGTTCGAGTTCCGCAGGGAACCCGCCGACAGGGTCCGGTTGCTGCTCGACGACCCGGTCGAGCCCGACGACTCGGTCCGGGAGATGGTCGCCGAGAGCACGAAATCGAGCGTCCCGAATCGCATCATGGATACGTGGTTCCGCAACGTCCCGTCGAACGCCCACTTCCGGGGCAACCGGGCGGTCCGGAGTCAGGTCGGCATGCGCATCCCGTTCGCCGACGGCGACTTCCTCGACACCGCCGCGGGGATGCCCCTCAGGCGGTTCCGGCGGGCCACGGTGCCGGGCACGGGCGGGCGAATCCCGCGGTCGATGTCGCCGCTCAAGCGCGAGGTCCTCGTCGAACTCGACGGCGGACTCGACCGGATTCCCTACGAGCGGACCGGGTTCGCTCCGGCGCGACCGCTCGCGCTTCACGACGCGGGCTACGTCGGAAAGCAACTGCGCTGGAAGTTCCTCACGGGTCGCCCCTCGATTCCGTGGAGCGACTGGTACCGCGACCGCGAGGAGGTCCGCGAGCCCGTGGACGGGTGGCTCGACGCGGCGCGCGACCGCGACCTGTTCGAGGGCGACGCGGTCGAGGACCTCCGGCGCGACCACCTCGCGGGCGAGGCCGACGAGTGGAACGCCATCTCGGGAATCTGCAACCTCGAAGTCTGGATTGAACAGGCACTGGACTGA
- the trxA gene encoding thioredoxin, whose protein sequence is MSEDELESIRQEKREAIVENAAAPDAPDEPIHVGSVEEFSTVTTDHGVVLVDFYADWCGPCNMLEPVVESVAANTEAAVAKVDIDEHQGLASQYGVRSVPTLVLFADGEQVEQVVGMQDEAALTRLVDRYA, encoded by the coding sequence ATGAGCGAGGACGAACTCGAATCCATCCGTCAGGAAAAGCGCGAAGCCATTGTCGAGAACGCCGCCGCTCCCGACGCACCCGACGAGCCGATTCACGTCGGGAGCGTCGAGGAGTTCTCGACGGTCACCACCGACCACGGAGTCGTGCTGGTGGACTTCTACGCGGATTGGTGCGGTCCGTGCAATATGCTCGAACCGGTCGTCGAGTCGGTCGCCGCGAACACCGAGGCCGCGGTGGCGAAGGTCGACATCGACGAGCATCAGGGGCTGGCGAGCCAGTACGGCGTTCGGAGCGTCCCGACGCTCGTCCTGTTCGCCGACGGCGAACAGGTCGAGCAGGTCGTCGGGATGCAGGACGAGGCCGCCCTGACGAGGCTCGTCGACCGGTACGCGTGA
- a CDS encoding class I SAM-dependent methyltransferase: MGFHTFDADRAEKLEDQSRYRYLSREELVAGLDPDTSDAIADLGSGTGFYTDDVAPFAGEVRAVDVQAEMHEVYREKGVPENVALVTADVADLPFADGELDAAFSTMTFHEFASPESLAEVARVLRSGGRFVVADWTAAGDGESGPPLDERYDRERAVELLDEAGFDVVRADERPETLFAVAER; this comes from the coding sequence ATGGGCTTTCACACCTTCGACGCCGACCGAGCCGAGAAACTGGAGGACCAATCGCGCTATCGGTACCTCTCGCGCGAGGAGCTGGTCGCCGGGCTCGACCCCGACACGAGCGACGCGATAGCCGACCTCGGGAGCGGGACCGGCTTCTACACCGACGACGTCGCTCCCTTCGCGGGCGAGGTGCGGGCGGTGGACGTGCAGGCCGAGATGCACGAGGTCTACCGCGAGAAGGGCGTTCCCGAGAACGTCGCGCTGGTGACCGCCGACGTGGCCGACCTCCCGTTCGCCGACGGGGAACTGGACGCCGCGTTCTCGACCATGACCTTCCACGAGTTCGCGAGCCCCGAGTCGCTCGCGGAGGTCGCGCGCGTCCTCCGGTCGGGCGGGCGATTCGTGGTCGCCGACTGGACCGCCGCGGGCGACGGCGAAAGCGGGCCGCCCCTCGACGAGCGCTACGACCGCGAGCGAGCTGTCGAACTCCTCGACGAGGCGGGATTCGACGTGGTTCGCGCCGACGAGCGACCAGAGACGCTGTTCGCGGTCGCGGAGCGATAG
- a CDS encoding orc1/cdc6 family replication initiation protein: MSSFSFDRDNSLYKNRDALLEEYTPNNLVGRDDELEEYHAALQPIINGEAPSNIFLYGKSGVGKTAATRFLLNRLQDDAAKYDDITLDVIEINCDGLNSSYQVAVRLVNTLRDPSEQISNTGYPQAQVYSFLWEELDELGGTIIVVLDEVDHINDNSILYQIPRARSNGYLEDAKIGLIGISNDLSFRDSLSAKVRSSLCEKEVSFPPYDATELQKVLSQREQVAFHDGALAEDVIPLCAAYGAQDAGDARQALDLLLEAGDLARKEAVEQVTESHVQEAREKLERDRIMEGVADLTEHARLILYALTSLEAEEKTPARSRDIRPRYEQLCNHVGTEPLTSRRMRDHLADLAMLGVISSTEKNEGMSGGKYREHALKQDLQLVVSALEETIEFAGVHESIRPYYQTTFGEAEN; the protein is encoded by the coding sequence ATGTCATCGTTCAGTTTCGACCGGGACAACTCCCTCTACAAGAACCGCGACGCGCTCTTGGAGGAGTACACCCCGAACAACCTCGTCGGGCGCGACGACGAGCTCGAGGAGTACCACGCCGCCCTCCAGCCCATCATCAACGGCGAGGCCCCGTCGAACATCTTTCTCTACGGCAAGAGCGGGGTAGGCAAGACCGCCGCCACTCGGTTTCTCCTCAATCGGCTCCAGGACGACGCCGCGAAGTACGACGACATCACGCTCGACGTCATCGAGATAAACTGCGACGGCCTCAATTCGAGCTATCAGGTGGCGGTCCGACTCGTCAACACGCTCCGGGACCCCTCCGAGCAGATCAGCAACACGGGCTACCCGCAGGCGCAGGTCTACAGCTTCCTCTGGGAGGAACTCGACGAACTCGGCGGCACCATCATCGTGGTCCTCGACGAGGTCGACCACATCAACGACAACTCTATCCTCTATCAGATTCCGCGCGCCAGAAGCAACGGCTACCTCGAAGACGCCAAGATCGGTCTCATCGGCATCTCCAACGACCTCTCGTTCCGCGATTCGCTCTCGGCGAAAGTTCGCTCGTCGCTCTGTGAGAAGGAGGTCTCGTTCCCGCCGTACGACGCCACCGAACTCCAGAAGGTCCTCAGCCAGCGCGAACAGGTCGCGTTCCACGACGGCGCGCTCGCCGAGGACGTCATTCCGCTCTGTGCGGCGTACGGCGCGCAGGACGCCGGTGACGCCCGGCAGGCGCTCGACCTCCTGCTGGAGGCGGGCGACCTCGCCCGCAAGGAGGCCGTCGAGCAGGTCACCGAGAGCCACGTCCAAGAGGCCCGCGAGAAACTCGAACGCGACCGCATCATGGAGGGGGTCGCCGACCTGACCGAACACGCCCGGCTCATCCTCTACGCGCTCACCTCGCTGGAGGCCGAGGAGAAGACCCCCGCGCGCTCGCGGGACATCCGACCGCGCTACGAGCAACTCTGCAACCACGTCGGGACCGAGCCCCTCACCAGCCGACGGATGCGCGACCACCTCGCCGACCTCGCGATGCTCGGCGTCATCTCCTCGACCGAGAAGAACGAGGGGATGTCGGGCGGCAAGTACCGCGAGCACGCCCTCAAACAGGACCTCCAGCTCGTGGTCAGCGCGCTCGAAGAGACCATCGAGTTCGCTGGCGTCCACGAGAGCATCCGCCCCTACTACCAGACGACGTTCGGCGAAGCCGAGAACTGA
- a CDS encoding response regulator produces MSDAPYRVLHVEDNEFFARVTASVLGDEYGMAVRTATSASDALELLDSEGFDCIVSDYEMPGMDGLAFLDAVRERGSEVPFILLTGGGSEEIASEAISAGVTDYLQKGSGTDQFAVLANRIENAVARRRSERRATRQIAVNDRIWDVSKAVLQASSPEDIERTVCERLADADPYLLAWVGDIDEGAKAVCPQASAGIERRYLDPVALDGGGDESADHATPGTRLIRRAVETGTVRVGESAAVETGEEPETEVETGEEPGTEVETDVLEPEVDGCRCTIAAVPLTYEETIYGVLSLWSDERDAFGETERRVLSKFGSNVAYAIDSVQTRKELVRREQRLQVFNRILRHNLRNDLNVVLGHADNLTEEYPVVEDEAATIKRKASELIEISEKAREVGKTLDREDHTDRQVDVTDCIRRSCSELRQSYPDADITVDLPDSATVFGDKTLEAAISEVLENAIEHNDTDRPSVRVTASFVEDEGEWVEVTILDDGPGIPEEERAVLIEGEETALHHGSGLGLWLTNWIVGKFGGELSFDDYHTDGGAVTLRLQRATESLRTTPSF; encoded by the coding sequence ATGTCAGACGCGCCGTACCGTGTGCTCCACGTCGAGGACAACGAGTTCTTCGCCAGAGTCACCGCAAGCGTCCTCGGCGACGAGTACGGGATGGCGGTGCGCACGGCGACGAGCGCGAGCGACGCCCTCGAACTGCTCGATTCCGAGGGGTTCGACTGCATCGTCAGCGACTACGAGATGCCGGGGATGGACGGACTGGCGTTCCTGGACGCCGTCCGAGAGCGGGGTTCAGAGGTTCCGTTCATCCTCCTGACCGGGGGCGGGAGCGAGGAGATCGCGAGCGAGGCCATCTCGGCGGGCGTGACCGACTACCTCCAGAAGGGGTCGGGAACCGACCAGTTCGCGGTCCTGGCGAACCGAATCGAGAACGCCGTCGCGCGCCGACGGAGCGAGCGGCGCGCGACCCGCCAGATCGCGGTGAACGACCGGATATGGGACGTGAGCAAGGCGGTTCTGCAGGCGTCCTCGCCCGAGGACATCGAGCGGACCGTCTGCGAGCGACTCGCCGACGCCGACCCGTACCTCCTCGCGTGGGTCGGGGACATCGACGAGGGAGCGAAGGCGGTCTGCCCGCAGGCGTCGGCCGGAATCGAGAGGCGATACCTCGACCCGGTCGCGCTCGACGGCGGGGGCGACGAGTCGGCCGACCACGCGACTCCGGGAACGAGGCTGATTCGGAGAGCGGTCGAAACCGGAACCGTCCGAGTCGGCGAGTCGGCCGCGGTCGAGACGGGTGAGGAGCCCGAGACGGAGGTCGAGACGGGTGAGGAGCCGGGGACGGAGGTGGAGACGGACGTTCTGGAGCCCGAAGTCGACGGGTGCCGGTGTACGATAGCCGCAGTGCCGCTCACGTACGAGGAGACGATATACGGCGTGTTGAGCCTCTGGTCGGACGAGCGAGACGCTTTCGGTGAGACCGAGCGTCGCGTCCTCTCGAAGTTCGGGAGCAACGTCGCCTACGCCATCGACTCTGTCCAGACCCGCAAGGAACTCGTCCGGCGCGAACAGCGACTCCAGGTGTTCAACCGCATCCTCCGGCACAACCTCCGCAACGACCTCAACGTGGTGTTGGGCCACGCCGACAACCTCACCGAGGAGTACCCGGTCGTCGAGGACGAGGCGGCCACCATCAAACGGAAGGCGAGCGAACTCATCGAGATAAGCGAGAAGGCCCGCGAGGTCGGCAAGACGCTCGACCGCGAGGACCACACCGATAGGCAGGTCGACGTGACCGACTGCATCCGAAGGTCCTGCTCGGAGCTCCGTCAGTCGTACCCCGACGCCGACATCACCGTCGACCTGCCCGACTCCGCGACGGTGTTCGGCGACAAGACGCTCGAAGCCGCTATCAGCGAGGTACTGGAGAACGCCATCGAACACAACGACACCGACCGGCCGTCGGTCAGAGTGACCGCCTCGTTCGTCGAGGACGAGGGCGAGTGGGTCGAGGTGACCATCCTCGACGACGGTCCCGGGATTCCGGAGGAGGAACGAGCGGTCCTGATCGAGGGCGAAGAGACCGCGCTCCATCACGGGAGCGGCCTCGGACTCTGGCTGACCAACTGGATCGTCGGCAAGTTCGGCGGCGAACTCTCGTTCGACGACTACCACACCGACGGCGGGGCGGTGACGCTCCGGCTACAGCGAGCGACCGAGAGTCTCCGAACGACCCCGTCGTTCTGA